A window of Staphylococcus lloydii genomic DNA:
ATATTAAAAAAATGCATCATTTATATGAAGATAAAAGGGCGCAATTAATTGAACAACTCAAGCAATCATTTGAATCGAAGATAAAAATACATGATACACATGCCGGTTTACATTTTATTGTTGAAGTAGAAACTGAATATAGTTATGACGACATTGAAACACGTGCAAAATGCTATGACATTGAACTTTATACGATTAATCGTTTTACGGTTGCGCCAGTCAGCGACCAAACAAAATATAAAACTTTAATCATTGGCTTTTCGCAATTAGAAATAGAAGCTATTCCAGAAGCGGTAAATATTTTGAAGCAAGTGTTAATTCATTAAATTGGTACCCTCTAAATTAAATAACTGGTCCTTTACACAATACCAACAATCAGATAAATTTTGATTAAATGTTAGAGCTACTTGTATGAATTAAACAAAGGGCTTTGCATTATAGTGTATTTTAGTAACGACTAGACTAAATGCACAATTTGTATGTAAAGGGTGGAGGTTTTCAGTATGTCTAATAATTTCACAGAATTCAAAGATAAGAGAGAACAATTTGTAGCTAGAGGCGTAGGTAACGGTAATTTACACGTTGCTGACAAAGCGCAGGGGGCGACGATTACAGACGTCGATGGTAACGAATTTATCGATTTTGCAGGTGCAATTGGTACGTTGAATGTGGGTCACTCACATCCAGAAATAACAGCACATTTAAAAACGCAATTAGATAAATTTATTCATCCAGGGTTTAATGTAATTATGTACGAAAGTTATTTAAACCTTGCAGAAAAGTTAACTCAAATTACACCGGGTAATTTTGATAAAAAAGTGGTTTTACTGAATTCCGGTGCTGAAGCGGTAGAAAATGCCGTTAAATTAGCACGTAAACATACTGGCAGACAGGCAGTTGTTTCATTTGTACGTGGCTTCCATGGTAGAACAAATTTAACTATGTCTATGACGAGTAAAGTAAGACCTTATAAATTTGGTTTTGGTCCTTTTGCATCAGAAATATATCAAGCGCCATACCCAAATTTATCTGAAAAGCCATCAAACGTAACGGAAGAAGATTTTGTAGCTCAAAGTATTGCACGCTTAAAAGATTTCTTTATTGAAACGGTAGATCCAGAAGAAGTAGCTTGTGTCGTAATGGAACCTGTACAAGGTGAAGGTGGATTTGTTATTCCTCCTAAAGCCTTTGTTCAAGAAGTGAAAGCAATTTGTGAAGCGAATGGTATTGTGTTTGTGGCTGATGAAATTCAAACAGGGTTTGCGCGTACTGGTAAGATGTTTGCCATTGAACATTTCGGTGTAGAACCAGACTTGATGACTGTATCAAAATCACTTGCTGCAGGCTTCCCGTTAAGTGGTGTTGTAGGTAAAAAAGAAATATTAGACAGTGCAAATCCAGGTGAAATTGGAGGCACATATGCGGGGAATCCTCTGGCATGTGAGGCTGCATTAAAAGTAATCGAAATCATTGAAAAAGAACAATTGAATGAACGTTCTGAAGAAATAGGACGAAAAATAGAAAACCAAATCAACACTTTAAGTGAAACATATCATTGCATAACTAAAACACGCCGACTTGGTGCGATGGTTGCTTTTGAATTAGTTGACGAAAAAACGGGTGAACCTAATAAAGCATTAACTGGCGAACTTGTTAAAGCTGCTAATGATAACGGTTTGTTACTATTATCTGCCGGTATTAAAGGTAATGTTATTAGATTTTTAACACCATTAGTAATTACTGAAGATGAGTTAGCAAAAGGTTTTGCAATATTAAATAAGGCGTTTGCTGAAATAAACGCTTAACAGTGGGTATAATATAACTAAGGTCACTTTGAAAATTTAATTTAATTTTCGGGTGGCCTATATTATAACGTCATATAGAATGACAATTGTAGATAGTAACCTGCAGCTAGTAGAAAGACCTTAAAATAAGGGGGATTTTAAATGTCAAAATTATCAGTATTAAATCCGGCAACGAATGCCGTTATTAAAGAACTTGAATATACAAGCACTGAAGAGATTGCTGCTCAAATTGATCGCGCATATGAATCATTTCAAGAATGGAGAAATGTCGATGCGCATGAACGTTCTGCTAAGTTATTGAAATGGGCAGAATTAATTGACGCACATATTGATGAAATAGCTGAGCTTATTACTTTAGAAGGTGGTAAACCCTTAGCAGAAGCAAAAGGTGAAGTGGTTTACGCTAATTCTTACGTTAAATGGTACGCAGAAGAAGCGAAACGTATTTATGGACGTACAATACCTGCTAACACACCAGATAAGGAAATTTTAGTAGGCAAATTCCCTGTTGGTGTAGTTGGCGCGATTACACCGTGGAATTTCCCGGCTGCAATGATTACAAGAAAAATGGCACCCGCATTAGCAGCAGGTTGTACAATCGTTTGTAAACCTGCAGTCCAAACACCTTTGACAACGATTAGACTTGTTGAATTAGCGCATGAAGCAGGTTTTCCTAAAGATGCTATTTCTTTCATTATAGCTTCTGGTAAAGATGCTGGTGAGGCATTTACTAGTCATGAAGCGATTCGTAAAATCACATTTACGGGTTCTACGCCAGTCGGTAAAACATTAATCAAAGAGGCGGCTGATTCTGTAAAAAATGCCACAATGGAACTTGGCGGTTTAGCACCGTTTATTATTCACAAAGATGCAGACATTGAAGCTGCAGTTGAAGCGACAATTGCTTCGAAATTTAGAAATGCGGGACAGACTTGTATTTGTGCTAACCGTATTTATGTTCACGAAGATATCGTTGATCAATATACCGAAAAATTAATGGCTAAAGTACATGGCTTAAAAGTAGGTAACGGTATGGATGAAGGCATTGAAGTCGGACCGCTAATTAACCAAGGCGCGGTAGACAAAGTATTAGACCAAATTACTGATGCAATGGGTAAAGGTGGACATGTGTCACGCGCATTAGATGAAATAACGGAATTAGGTGGCAATTTCTTGAAACCAGTCGTTATCTCAAATGCAAACCAAGATATGAAAGTTATGAATGAAGAAACTTTTGGTCCGATTGCACCAGTAATGGCATATAATGACCTTGATGAAGCGATAAAAATAGCAAATGACACTCCATTTGGTCTTGCGGCATACTTCTATACAAATGACTATCGCACAGGATTAAAATTATATAATGAACTCGAATATGGTGTGATTGGTTGGAATGATGGTGGACCGTCAGCAGCCCACGCGCCTTTTGGTGGCTTTAAAGAAAGTGGTTATGGCCGCGAAGGTGGAACAGAAGGTATTGAACCTTATTTGGAAACTAAATATTTATCTATTAAAAAGTAAGTTAATATAAAAAAGCACCGGCATTTTGTTTTTAAACAAAGTACCGGTGTTTTTTTATTATTTATGCGTTTTTATTTACTGAAGCGTCGTAAATAGAATCGATAGTATCACCTAAGATTTTATCGAAGTCTGCTTCAGATTGATTAACGTTTAAGTCGTTAATTAAAGCACGAGAGAAACTTGCAATTAAGTTGTCATTTTCTTTTAGTAGGTTGTTAGCGTCTTCTCTGCTGTAACCGCCAGATAATGCAACTACGCGTACTACATTTGGATGCTCAATTAATGATTTATATTGGTTAGCATTTGTAGGTATAGTTAATTTTAGCATTACAAGTTGATCTTCATTTAATTTATTTAATTCAGTTAAAATTGATTCCGCTAAATAAGCTTCAATTTGATCTTTGTTATCAGCGTTAATGTTAACTTCAGGCTCGATAATTGGAACTAATCCAGCTGAAATGATTTGTTTACCGATATCGAACTGTTGTTTAACGACTAAATCAATGCCATCTTTGTTTAATTCTAAAATGTTAGAACGCATTTTAGTACCAAATATTTTACGGTCGTTAGCACGTTGTAACAATTCGTCTAAGTCTGGGATTGGCTTCATTAATTGAACACCATCTTTTTGTTCGTCAAGACCTTTATCGACTTTTAAGAAAGGTACAACACCTTTGTCTGCTAGGTAATCACCAGTGTGTTTACCTTCAACTTCACGGTCCATAGTTTGTTCGAATAAAATGGCACCAATAATTTTATCTGAAGTAAATGCAGGTGAAGAAACAATACGTGTACGCATATCATGAACTAATTTGAACATTTCATCTTCACTATTATATTGATCTTCTGCTACGCCATAATCTTTAAGTGCTTTAGGGGTACTTCCGCCACTTTGATCTAACGCTGCAATAAATCCTTTACCAGTTTTGATTTTTTCAAGTTGTTCTTTATTCATTACTTCCACTCCTTTTACTAGATTCATCTCTAGTATGATGAAATTTGAGCAAGAACGCAATCATTATACTAGTAAAATAGCAATATATTTATGTTACATCGCGGCTTAATAAAAGTAGAGACAAAAAAATTTAATTATAGGCAATATAAGGAACAGCGATTTTACTATTTAATGTATGAAAATAACTAAAGACACGATTTTGTAAACTGTTTAATTTATTATGTTAACATTATCGATAAATAAATGATAAAGGGTGAAGTATAGATGGAACAACGACACTTAGATTTATTAGCACAACTTATAGCGCATCAAACAGAAAGTCCACCTGGTAGAAATACAGATCCTCTTCAAGATGAGGTAGAAGTGTTATTACACGATATAGGTTTTAACATTAAACGAAAGAAATTATACGACAACGATAGCGTGATCATTGCAACTTTAGAAGGGAAAGACCCCAATGCACCTAAATTGATATTAAATGGGCATATGGACGTTGCATCTGTTGAAGATGATAGTAACTGGCAGTATCCACCATTTGAACTGACACAAGTAGATGAGTGGTTGTACGGAAGAGGCGTCAGTGATATGAAAGGTGGAATGGCAACACTGTTTTATGTGTTAGAACAATTACATCAACAGCAAATACGACCTAAAGGTGACATTATTGTTCAATCTGTAGTTGGCGAAGAAGTAGGCGAAGCAGGGACTAAACTAGCGTGTGAACATAGCCCACAAGCTGATTTAGCATTAATACTTGATACAAGTGAGCAAAAAGCGTTAGGGCAAGGTGGAGTCATAACGGGTTGGATTACTATAAAAAGTAAAGAAACTGTTCATGATGGAGCTAGACATAGCATGATACATGCTGGTGGAGGAAAATTTGGTGCTAATGCAATCGAAAAGATGACCACGATTATTCGCGCACTTAATGACTTGGAAAAACATTGGGCAGTTATGAAATCTTATGATGGAATGACACCAGGCGCAAATACGATAAATCCTGCTGTAATCGAAGGTGGTAGACATCCCGCATTCATAGCTGACGAATGTCGATTATGGATTACAGTTCATTATTTACCGAATGAAAGTTATGAAGAAGTAGTAGCCGAAATTGAAGATTATTTAAATAAAGTAGCACAAGCAGACTTATGGTTAGCACAAAATCCGCTAACATTTGAATGGGGAGGGGCATCCATGATTGAGGATCGTGGAGAGATATTTCCGAGTTTTGTAGTTCCCACCGATCATTCAGGTTATGCATTGATTAAGGATGTGCATGAAAAAATCCATGGGAAGCCTTTAGAAGTAGGATTAAGTACGACAGTGACGGATGGAGGTTGGACTGCCTATTTTGGCATTCCGACAATTTTATATGGTCCAGGTAGTTTAGAAGAAGCACATAGCGTAGATGAAAAGATAGCTATAAGCGAATTAGAAAGCTTTAGTGAGGTATTATTTGAATTTCTAAAAAGTTGGTACAATAATCCGCAAAAATAATTTGTTAATAGCGCCTAAATTTTCTTTGAAAATAGACACGAAAAGTATCGATTTCGCCTAAAAATAGAATTTTTTGAAATGAATATTTATTACACATTTATGAATATAAATGCATAATGTATACATTGTAAGGTTTGTTCATTACGTTAAATTTAAATTTAACACTGTGATTGTGGCGATTTTTGTGAGTTATAAAAATTAACTTTTTATATATTTATTCATTAAAAACGGAAAATAAAATTGTATGTAATTTGCATTATTATATAAAGTTCGTTAACCTCTTCATTATGAATTAAATCAATTGCATATGTTACTGAATTTAGTAAGTTATGCACAATACATAATAATTCTATAATGGGGAGTGCTCGATTTTGAACAAAAGAAAAGGAACGCTAATGGATTGGCCTACATTTATTGGTGCATTTGCAATTTTACTTATTGCAGTTATACCGATGATGGCCTTTCCGAAAGCCAGCCAAGATATAATTACAAAATTGAACGAAGTTGTAACGAGTTCATTAGGTGTAGCTTATTTAGTTTTAGGTCTAGCCGTATTAGGATTCGTGCTATACATTGCATTTGGTAAATACGGCAATGTTACTTTAGGTAAAGCAACGGATAAACCGGAATTTAATACGTTCAGTTGGGCTGCGATGCTCTTCTGTGCGGGTATTGCATCTGATATTTTATATTGGGGATTAGTGGAATGGGCTTTCTATTATCAAGCGCCACCACATAATGCAAAACCAATGAGTCATGAAGCCTTAGAATACGCCTCTATGTATGGCATGTTCCATTGGGGACCGATAGCATGGGCGACATTCGTCTTACCTGCATTGGCTATTGGCTATCAAATTTTTGTGAAGAAAAAACCTGTTTATAAAATAAGTCAGACTTTAAGACCTGTACTTAAAGGCCAAACTGATGGCTATTTAGGTAAATTGATAGACGTACTATTTATTTTTGGTTTAGTAGGTGGAGCAGCAACTTCACTTGCAT
This region includes:
- a CDS encoding NAD-dependent succinate-semialdehyde dehydrogenase, coding for MSKLSVLNPATNAVIKELEYTSTEEIAAQIDRAYESFQEWRNVDAHERSAKLLKWAELIDAHIDEIAELITLEGGKPLAEAKGEVVYANSYVKWYAEEAKRIYGRTIPANTPDKEILVGKFPVGVVGAITPWNFPAAMITRKMAPALAAGCTIVCKPAVQTPLTTIRLVELAHEAGFPKDAISFIIASGKDAGEAFTSHEAIRKITFTGSTPVGKTLIKEAADSVKNATMELGGLAPFIIHKDADIEAAVEATIASKFRNAGQTCICANRIYVHEDIVDQYTEKLMAKVHGLKVGNGMDEGIEVGPLINQGAVDKVLDQITDAMGKGGHVSRALDEITELGGNFLKPVVISNANQDMKVMNEETFGPIAPVMAYNDLDEAIKIANDTPFGLAAYFYTNDYRTGLKLYNELEYGVIGWNDGGPSAAHAPFGGFKESGYGREGGTEGIEPYLETKYLSIKK
- a CDS encoding acetylornithine deacetylase; the encoded protein is MEQRHLDLLAQLIAHQTESPPGRNTDPLQDEVEVLLHDIGFNIKRKKLYDNDSVIIATLEGKDPNAPKLILNGHMDVASVEDDSNWQYPPFELTQVDEWLYGRGVSDMKGGMATLFYVLEQLHQQQIRPKGDIIVQSVVGEEVGEAGTKLACEHSPQADLALILDTSEQKALGQGGVITGWITIKSKETVHDGARHSMIHAGGGKFGANAIEKMTTIIRALNDLEKHWAVMKSYDGMTPGANTINPAVIEGGRHPAFIADECRLWITVHYLPNESYEEVVAEIEDYLNKVAQADLWLAQNPLTFEWGGASMIEDRGEIFPSFVVPTDHSGYALIKDVHEKIHGKPLEVGLSTTVTDGGWTAYFGIPTILYGPGSLEEAHSVDEKIAISELESFSEVLFEFLKSWYNNPQK
- the gabT gene encoding 4-aminobutyrate--2-oxoglutarate transaminase — its product is MSNNFTEFKDKREQFVARGVGNGNLHVADKAQGATITDVDGNEFIDFAGAIGTLNVGHSHPEITAHLKTQLDKFIHPGFNVIMYESYLNLAEKLTQITPGNFDKKVVLLNSGAEAVENAVKLARKHTGRQAVVSFVRGFHGRTNLTMSMTSKVRPYKFGFGPFASEIYQAPYPNLSEKPSNVTEEDFVAQSIARLKDFFIETVDPEEVACVVMEPVQGEGGFVIPPKAFVQEVKAICEANGIVFVADEIQTGFARTGKMFAIEHFGVEPDLMTVSKSLAAGFPLSGVVGKKEILDSANPGEIGGTYAGNPLACEAALKVIEIIEKEQLNERSEEIGRKIENQINTLSETYHCITKTRRLGAMVAFELVDEKTGEPNKALTGELVKAANDNGLLLLSAGIKGNVIRFLTPLVITEDELAKGFAILNKAFAEINA
- a CDS encoding fructose bisphosphate aldolase is translated as MNKEQLEKIKTGKGFIAALDQSGGSTPKALKDYGVAEDQYNSEDEMFKLVHDMRTRIVSSPAFTSDKIIGAILFEQTMDREVEGKHTGDYLADKGVVPFLKVDKGLDEQKDGVQLMKPIPDLDELLQRANDRKIFGTKMRSNILELNKDGIDLVVKQQFDIGKQIISAGLVPIIEPEVNINADNKDQIEAYLAESILTELNKLNEDQLVMLKLTIPTNANQYKSLIEHPNVVRVVALSGGYSREDANNLLKENDNLIASFSRALINDLNVNQSEADFDKILGDTIDSIYDASVNKNA